A single window of Providencia alcalifaciens DNA harbors:
- a CDS encoding M16 family metallopeptidase, protein MQGLKVRYIIGVVLLSVTGFASAEPLQPDPAWQQGKLENGFNWQLLQTPQRPNDRIQLRLAIKTGSLSEKASEKGYSYLIPRMALFHQSEAFPAATLQNFWRQATDPDMPLPPAVVSYDYTIYSLSLPNNRPDLVKQALSWLATSVAGAQYTENSLQSGLTIPNIPVATLPVNANDPVWRARLNGSAMLGYDPGQKPNGKVDLASVNSFYQKWYTPDVMTLYVAGHVDSRMLSDSITQAFSSLEGKRSEPVSVAVLSSVKPQSIDILQDKSTQDTLSLIWDIDWLPIKDSNVLLRYWGSDLAREAIYRSLQKTFKQKFAEDGVTPGLDCRVQYQKASCTLAISAPPEKMAAVADVALNELAAISQNGIDPELFNSMMKEKQVQLSQLFAAYARTSTDVLISQRLISQQNGVVDIAPEQYQLLRQAFLGTQNLEQVNMEARRLLSQEAAIVLAQPKEKQTMDAEQIRQKFTQVLWPKLPAVVEAAPESPAVAEPQEGEPAPALPIPAPLTR, encoded by the coding sequence ATGCAGGGTTTGAAAGTGCGATATATCATCGGCGTGGTACTTTTATCAGTCACTGGTTTTGCCAGTGCTGAACCTTTACAACCCGATCCAGCATGGCAGCAAGGAAAGCTCGAGAATGGCTTTAACTGGCAGTTATTACAAACACCACAGCGTCCAAATGACCGAATTCAACTTCGGTTAGCGATTAAAACAGGTTCGTTATCTGAAAAAGCCAGCGAAAAAGGATACAGTTATCTGATCCCTAGAATGGCGCTATTCCATCAATCTGAAGCTTTTCCTGCCGCTACATTACAAAATTTTTGGCGTCAGGCGACTGACCCTGATATGCCGTTGCCTCCAGCCGTGGTTTCTTACGACTACACAATTTATAGTCTAAGTCTGCCTAACAACCGCCCTGATTTGGTGAAACAAGCATTAAGTTGGTTGGCAACTTCTGTCGCTGGGGCGCAATATACAGAGAATTCATTGCAGAGTGGGTTAACGATTCCCAATATTCCAGTGGCTACCTTACCTGTAAATGCCAACGACCCTGTTTGGCGTGCTCGCCTCAATGGATCGGCGATGCTAGGTTATGATCCGGGGCAGAAGCCAAACGGTAAAGTCGATTTAGCCAGTGTGAATTCGTTCTATCAAAAATGGTATACACCTGATGTCATGACGTTATACGTCGCGGGGCATGTGGATTCTCGCATGTTATCTGACAGTATCACCCAAGCGTTTTCATCATTAGAAGGCAAACGTTCTGAGCCTGTTTCGGTAGCTGTTTTATCGTCAGTTAAGCCTCAGTCAATTGATATTCTTCAGGATAAATCAACGCAAGATACACTTTCTCTAATTTGGGATATCGATTGGTTACCAATTAAAGATTCCAATGTATTGCTGCGTTATTGGGGAAGTGACCTCGCTCGCGAAGCCATTTACCGCTCATTGCAGAAAACCTTTAAACAAAAGTTTGCTGAAGATGGTGTGACACCAGGCTTAGATTGTCGTGTTCAGTATCAAAAAGCGAGCTGTACGTTAGCCATTTCCGCGCCACCAGAAAAAATGGCTGCGGTGGCAGATGTGGCGTTGAATGAGCTGGCTGCAATCAGCCAAAATGGCATTGATCCAGAGTTGTTCAATAGCATGATGAAAGAGAAGCAAGTTCAATTATCACAACTGTTTGCGGCGTATGCTCGTACCAGTACCGATGTGTTAATTAGCCAGCGTTTGATTTCACAACAAAATGGCGTCGTGGATATCGCACCTGAGCAGTACCAATTACTCAGACAAGCGTTCTTAGGGACTCAAAATCTTGAACAAGTGAACATGGAAGCACGTCGTTTACTGTCTCAAGAAGCGGCGATTGTCTTAGCGCAGCCGAAAGAAAAACAGACCATGGACGCGGAGCAAATTCGTCAGAAATTTACGCAAGTGTTATGGCCTAAATTGCCAGCGGTTGTGGAGGCTGCACCAGAATCTCCAGCAGTAGCAGAGCCTCAAGAAGGTGAACCTGCACCAGCGTTACCGATCCCTGCTCCATTGACTCGATAG
- the dppD gene encoding dipeptide ABC transporter ATP-binding protein has product MALLNVQELSVHFGDEETPFRAVDRISYQVEKGQVVGIVGESGSGKSVSSLAIMGLIDYPGKVMAKSLQFDGRDLLSIPEKERRQIVGADVAMIFQDPMTSLNPCFTVGYQIMEALKVHQGGNRSTRKQRAIDLLNMVGIPDPQSRLDVYPHQLSGGMSQRIMIAMAIACRPKLLIADEPTTALDVTIQAQIIELLLELQQQENMALVLITHDLALVSEAAHHIIVMYAGQVVESAKAKDIFKHPRHPYTQALLRALPEFASNKSRLASLPGVVPGKYDRPEGCLLNPRCPYATDRCRQEEPALQTIGDRQVKCHMPLDDMGRPTL; this is encoded by the coding sequence ATGGCATTGTTAAATGTACAAGAACTCTCCGTTCACTTTGGTGACGAAGAGACTCCGTTTCGCGCCGTTGACCGCATCAGCTACCAAGTTGAGAAAGGGCAAGTGGTGGGGATCGTAGGTGAATCAGGTTCAGGTAAATCAGTTAGCTCACTGGCGATTATGGGGTTAATTGATTACCCCGGCAAAGTGATGGCGAAATCGTTGCAGTTTGATGGACGCGATTTATTGTCGATCCCGGAAAAAGAGCGTCGCCAAATTGTTGGTGCAGATGTGGCAATGATTTTCCAAGACCCGATGACCAGTTTAAACCCATGCTTTACGGTCGGTTATCAGATCATGGAAGCGTTAAAAGTACACCAAGGGGGCAATAGAAGCACCCGTAAACAGCGGGCAATTGACCTGCTAAACATGGTGGGAATTCCTGATCCGCAGTCGCGCCTTGACGTATATCCTCATCAGTTATCTGGCGGGATGAGTCAGCGAATTATGATTGCGATGGCGATTGCTTGTCGTCCAAAGCTGTTGATTGCCGATGAACCAACAACGGCACTTGATGTGACGATTCAAGCGCAAATCATCGAATTATTGTTGGAATTACAACAACAAGAAAATATGGCGCTAGTACTGATTACCCATGATTTAGCGTTAGTGTCGGAAGCCGCACACCATATTATCGTGATGTATGCAGGGCAAGTGGTCGAGTCTGCGAAAGCGAAGGATATTTTTAAACATCCAAGACATCCATATACCCAAGCATTGCTGCGTGCACTGCCTGAATTTGCTAGTAATAAGTCGCGTTTAGCCTCTTTGCCGGGTGTTGTACCTGGTAAATATGATCGCCCTGAAGGGTGCTTGCTCAACCCGCGTTGCCCGTATGCAACGGATCGTTGTCGCCAAGAAGAGCCTGCGTTACAAACCATTGGTGACCGTCAGGTGAAATGTCACATGCCACTGGATGATATGGGGAGACCAACGCTATGA
- the dppC gene encoding dipeptide ABC transporter permease DppC yields MSQTTESKAVSAPKPMTPLQEFWHYFKRNKGAVVGMFYIILMVLIAILAGVLAPHAPDEQFRQALLTPPVWEEGGSWEFILGTDDVGRDLLSRLMYGARLSLLVGCLVVVLSLIMGVTIGVIAGYFGGVVDALIMRVVDIMLALPSLLLALVLVAIFGPSIVNASIALTFVALPHYIRLTRAAVLVEVNRDYVTASRVAGAGALRQMFVNILPNCLAPLIVQASLGFSNAILDMAALGFLGMGAQPPTPEWGTMLSDVLQFAQSAWWVVTFPGLAILLTVLAFNLMGDGLRDAFDPKLKQ; encoded by the coding sequence ATGTCTCAAACAACTGAGTCGAAAGCAGTCAGCGCCCCGAAGCCGATGACGCCGCTACAAGAATTCTGGCATTACTTTAAGCGCAACAAAGGCGCTGTTGTTGGTATGTTCTACATCATCTTGATGGTGTTAATCGCTATTCTTGCGGGTGTATTAGCGCCTCATGCTCCTGATGAGCAATTCCGTCAGGCGTTATTGACGCCACCAGTCTGGGAAGAGGGTGGTTCATGGGAGTTTATTCTTGGCACGGATGATGTCGGGCGCGATTTATTATCTCGCCTAATGTACGGAGCAAGGCTTTCGTTATTAGTGGGCTGCCTCGTGGTGGTGTTATCCCTGATTATGGGGGTGACTATTGGGGTAATTGCGGGTTATTTTGGCGGCGTAGTGGATGCGCTGATTATGCGTGTCGTCGACATTATGTTGGCCCTGCCAAGCTTATTACTCGCATTGGTCTTGGTGGCAATTTTCGGTCCCTCGATTGTCAATGCTTCGATAGCGTTAACCTTTGTGGCATTACCACACTACATCCGTTTGACGCGAGCAGCGGTTCTCGTGGAAGTGAATCGTGACTATGTGACTGCCTCGAGAGTGGCGGGAGCAGGAGCATTACGTCAAATGTTCGTTAATATTTTACCTAACTGTCTGGCACCACTGATTGTTCAGGCATCTTTAGGCTTCTCGAATGCCATCTTAGATATGGCTGCACTGGGTTTTCTGGGAATGGGGGCACAGCCACCAACACCAGAATGGGGGACTATGTTGTCTGATGTGTTGCAGTTTGCACAAAGCGCATGGTGGGTCGTAACGTTCCCAGGATTAGCAATTTTATTAACGGTATTAGCGTTTAACCTGATGGGTGATGGTTTACGTGACGCCTTTGATCCAAAACTCAAGCAGTGA
- a CDS encoding HAMP domain-containing protein, translated as MNTRVQRSLTFKSMIVFFVITLLFLALFLSIQFTYLLEQRKQDYLNQLSNAVVQVQKPLTDSLLSSDLNEAKRLLVSLKTSGIMGKAIVTVDNATVMNLSFATPKPIPEWSLPLIGIPVEMTVPLYAYGTMAPQAKPQGYLTLQVDSNRVYRFALNTFALLMTTYLLLALIISIAMTWCVSRMIVRPLRKIAGELQANQAISHLDVSQYHQDDEIGLLAKGYNRQIKQQNSD; from the coding sequence ATGAACACTCGTGTCCAACGTTCACTCACGTTTAAGAGCATGATCGTATTCTTTGTGATTACGTTGCTTTTTCTTGCACTTTTTTTGTCCATTCAATTTACTTACCTCTTAGAACAGCGCAAACAAGATTATTTAAATCAACTGAGCAATGCCGTAGTTCAAGTCCAAAAACCTTTGACGGATTCGCTACTTAGCTCTGATTTAAACGAAGCCAAAAGGCTGCTGGTGAGCTTGAAAACCTCGGGGATTATGGGAAAAGCCATTGTTACGGTGGATAATGCGACGGTAATGAATTTAAGCTTTGCTACGCCGAAACCAATCCCTGAATGGTCTTTACCGCTGATTGGTATTCCGGTGGAGATGACTGTCCCACTGTATGCCTATGGCACGATGGCACCACAAGCGAAACCTCAAGGTTATTTGACGTTACAAGTGGATTCTAACCGGGTTTACCGTTTTGCACTCAACACATTTGCGTTGTTAATGACAACGTATTTGCTGCTAGCGCTGATTATCTCCATTGCGATGACGTGGTGTGTGAGTCGCATGATTGTACGTCCATTGCGTAAAATTGCGGGCGAGTTGCAAGCAAATCAAGCAATCAGTCATTTGGATGTTTCTCAATATCATCAAGATGATGAGATAGGGTTATTGGCGAAAGGTTATAATCGTCAAATAAAACAACAAAATTCAGATTAA
- the dppA gene encoding dipeptide ABC transporter periplasmic-binding protein DppA translates to MTLSMKKTGLLTVGLTLAALAVSASVQAKTLVYCSEGSPEGFNPQLFTSGTTYDASSIPLYNRLVEFKLGTTEIEPGLAESWEVSDDGKVYTFHLRKGVKWHSNKDFKPSRDLNADDVIYTFMRQKDPNHPYHKVSGGSYEYFMGMDMDKIIDKVEKVDDNTVRITLTRPEAPFLADMAMDFASILSAEYADQMMKAKTPEKVDLNPIGTGPFELQQYQKDSRILYKANKDYWGAVPKIDRLVFSITPDASVRYAKLQKNECQVMPYPNPADLERMRADKDITLLEQPGLNVGYLSYNVEKKPLDNQKVRQALSMAVNKDAIIQAVYQGAGQKAKNLIPPTMWGYNDAIKDTEYNPEKAKKLLAEAGFPEGFEIDLWAMPVQRPYNPNARRMAEMIQADWAKIGVKSKVVSYEWGEYLKRAKSGEPQTVMMGWTGDNGDPDNFFATLFSCAAKKQGSNYSKWCNQSFEDVIQPARMTADHNKRVELYKQAQVIMNEQAPALIVAHSTVFEPVRKEVKGYVVDPLGKHHFENVDIDK, encoded by the coding sequence ATGACGCTCTCGATGAAAAAGACAGGTTTATTGACGGTAGGCTTAACATTAGCTGCTTTAGCGGTATCTGCCTCAGTACAGGCTAAAACACTGGTTTATTGTTCTGAAGGTTCACCTGAAGGGTTTAACCCGCAGTTATTCACCTCTGGAACAACTTATGATGCGAGTTCAATCCCTCTGTATAACCGTTTGGTTGAATTTAAGTTGGGTACGACTGAAATTGAGCCGGGCTTAGCAGAAAGCTGGGAAGTCAGTGACGATGGTAAAGTGTACACATTCCACTTGCGTAAAGGCGTGAAATGGCACTCTAATAAAGATTTCAAACCAAGCCGCGACCTCAATGCGGATGACGTGATCTATACGTTCATGCGCCAAAAAGATCCAAACCACCCATACCACAAAGTTTCTGGCGGTAGCTATGAATACTTTATGGGAATGGACATGGACAAAATCATCGACAAAGTTGAAAAAGTCGATGACAACACAGTTCGTATCACATTAACACGCCCAGAAGCGCCATTCTTAGCGGATATGGCAATGGACTTCGCTTCAATTTTATCAGCGGAATATGCTGACCAAATGATGAAGGCGAAAACCCCAGAGAAAGTTGACCTGAACCCAATCGGGACAGGACCTTTTGAACTGCAACAGTATCAGAAAGATTCTCGTATTCTGTACAAAGCAAACAAGGATTACTGGGGCGCAGTACCGAAGATTGACCGTTTAGTCTTCTCTATCACCCCTGACGCGTCAGTGCGTTATGCAAAACTGCAAAAAAATGAGTGCCAAGTGATGCCGTATCCAAACCCGGCTGACTTAGAGCGCATGAGAGCAGATAAAGACATTACCTTGTTGGAGCAGCCAGGTCTGAACGTAGGCTACCTGTCTTACAACGTTGAGAAGAAACCACTGGATAACCAAAAAGTCCGTCAAGCGCTGTCGATGGCAGTGAACAAAGACGCCATTATCCAAGCGGTCTATCAAGGTGCGGGTCAAAAAGCGAAAAACTTAATTCCACCAACAATGTGGGGTTACAACGACGCGATTAAAGATACCGAATATAACCCAGAAAAAGCCAAGAAATTGCTGGCGGAAGCGGGCTTCCCAGAAGGTTTTGAAATTGACCTGTGGGCAATGCCAGTTCAACGCCCGTATAACCCGAATGCACGCCGAATGGCGGAAATGATCCAAGCTGACTGGGCGAAAATTGGGGTTAAATCGAAAGTGGTTAGCTACGAGTGGGGTGAATACCTGAAACGAGCTAAGAGCGGCGAGCCTCAAACTGTGATGATGGGTTGGACTGGGGACAATGGTGACCCTGATAACTTCTTCGCAACCTTATTCAGCTGCGCAGCGAAAAAACAGGGTTCTAACTACTCTAAATGGTGTAATCAAAGCTTTGAAGATGTGATCCAGCCTGCGCGTATGACTGCGGATCACAACAAACGTGTAGAACTGTACAAACAAGCTCAAGTGATAATGAACGAACAAGCGCCTGCGCTGATCGTCGCTCACTCCACCGTGTTTGAGCCTGTGCGTAAAGAAGTAAAAGGCTACGTGGTTGATCCGTTAGGTAAACACCACTTCGAAAACGTAGACATTGATAAGTAA
- the dppF gene encoding dipeptide ABC transporter ATP-binding subunit DppF has product MSEQQVKGMPLLKAVDLKKYYSVKGGVFSKEKTLKALDGVSFELEKGKTLAVVGESGCGKSTLGRLLTMIEQPSDGELYYRDQNLLIKDKAAEKLRRQKIQIVFQNPYGSLNPRKKVGQILEEPLSINTSLSKEQRKEKVLSMMAKVGLKTEHYSRYPHMFSGGQRQRIAIARGLMLDPDVVVADEPVSALDVSVRAQVLNLMMDLQQELGLSYVFISHDLSVVEHIADEVMVMYLGRCVEKGTKEQIFNNPQHPYTQALLSATPRLNPDQRRERIKLTGELPSPMNPPPGCAFAARCRRAFGPCTQSQPALKNYREQLVACFAVDEDEKQAIVAN; this is encoded by the coding sequence ATGAGTGAGCAACAAGTTAAAGGAATGCCGCTCTTAAAAGCGGTGGACTTGAAAAAATACTATTCCGTAAAAGGCGGGGTCTTCTCGAAGGAGAAAACACTCAAAGCGCTTGATGGTGTCTCTTTTGAGCTAGAAAAAGGGAAAACATTGGCAGTGGTTGGGGAGTCGGGTTGTGGGAAATCCACACTTGGGCGCTTGTTAACTATGATTGAGCAACCATCGGACGGTGAGCTGTATTATCGTGATCAAAACTTACTGATTAAAGATAAAGCGGCAGAGAAACTACGTCGTCAAAAAATCCAAATTGTCTTCCAAAACCCGTATGGTTCGCTGAACCCGCGTAAAAAAGTAGGGCAAATTTTGGAAGAGCCTTTATCGATTAACACCTCGCTGTCGAAAGAGCAGCGTAAAGAAAAAGTGTTATCCATGATGGCAAAAGTGGGTTTGAAAACGGAACATTATAGCCGTTACCCGCACATGTTTTCTGGTGGACAACGTCAACGTATCGCTATCGCTCGTGGATTGATGTTAGATCCTGATGTGGTCGTGGCGGATGAGCCAGTATCGGCGTTGGATGTATCCGTACGTGCTCAGGTATTGAACCTGATGATGGATTTACAGCAAGAGTTGGGGCTCTCCTATGTGTTCATCTCTCATGATTTATCGGTGGTAGAGCATATCGCGGATGAAGTGATGGTGATGTATTTGGGGCGTTGTGTGGAAAAGGGGACTAAAGAGCAGATTTTTAACAATCCTCAGCACCCATACACTCAAGCGCTACTTTCTGCGACGCCACGTTTGAATCCTGACCAACGCCGTGAGCGCATCAAATTAACGGGAGAATTACCGAGCCCAATGAATCCGCCTCCGGGGTGTGCGTTTGCAGCACGTTGTCGACGCGCTTTTGGTCCATGCACGCAATCTCAGCCTGCATTGAAAAACTACCGTGAGCAGTTAGTCGCTTGTTTTGCCGTTGATGAAGACGAAAAGCAGGCAATAGTCGCAAATTAA
- the dppB gene encoding dipeptide ABC transporter permease DppB: protein MLQFILRRFGLVIPTFIGITLLTFAFVHMIPGDPVMIMAGERGLSPERHAYLMAELGLDQPLWKQYLHYLNGIMHGDLGISLKSRIGVWEEFLPRFLATVELATCAMIFAVSVGIPVGVLAAVKRGSIFDHTAIGVSLTGYSMPIFWWGIMLIMLVSVQWDLTPVAGRVSDTVFLDDSYPLTGFMLIDTLIWGEAGDFKDAVEHLILPSIVLGTIPLAVIVRMTRSAMLEVLGEDYIRTARAKGVSRARVILIHALRNALLPVVTVIGLQVGVMLAGAILTETIFSWPGLGRWLIEGLQRRDYPVVQGGVLLVATLIIFVNLVVDVLYGIVNPRIRHKK from the coding sequence ATGCTGCAATTTATCCTCCGACGATTCGGGCTCGTGATCCCCACCTTTATCGGTATCACGCTACTTACTTTTGCTTTCGTTCACATGATCCCAGGCGACCCAGTCATGATTATGGCGGGTGAACGCGGATTATCCCCAGAAAGACACGCTTATTTAATGGCTGAATTAGGACTCGACCAGCCACTTTGGAAACAATATCTTCATTACCTGAACGGCATAATGCATGGTGACTTAGGGATCTCCTTAAAAAGCCGCATTGGCGTTTGGGAAGAATTCCTACCTCGCTTTTTAGCCACCGTAGAGTTGGCCACTTGCGCCATGATTTTTGCGGTTTCTGTTGGGATCCCTGTGGGGGTTTTAGCGGCAGTGAAACGCGGTTCGATTTTTGATCACACTGCGATCGGCGTTTCATTAACCGGCTACTCTATGCCAATCTTCTGGTGGGGGATCATGTTGATCATGCTGGTTTCTGTCCAGTGGGATCTGACCCCTGTCGCAGGAAGGGTAAGTGATACCGTTTTCCTTGATGACTCTTATCCGCTCACGGGCTTTATGCTGATTGACACCCTAATTTGGGGGGAAGCGGGAGACTTCAAAGATGCAGTGGAACACTTAATTTTGCCATCCATTGTACTCGGAACTATTCCACTGGCTGTGATTGTGCGTATGACTCGCTCGGCGATGCTGGAAGTATTAGGGGAAGATTATATTCGTACGGCGAGAGCCAAAGGCGTTAGCCGTGCTCGTGTGATTTTAATTCATGCCCTACGCAACGCATTATTACCTGTTGTGACGGTAATTGGTTTGCAGGTCGGCGTGATGCTCGCCGGTGCAATTTTGACGGAAACCATTTTCTCATGGCCGGGATTAGGTCGTTGGTTAATTGAAGGATTACAACGTCGAGATTACCCAGTGGTTCAAGGTGGCGTCTTACTTGTCGCAACGTTGATTATCTTTGTTAACTTAGTGGTTGATGTGCTGTATGGCATTGTTAACCCACGCATTCGTCATAAGAAATAA
- a CDS encoding serine hydrolase domain-containing protein, which translates to MLISQLENLSCGVVVYYHNQPQNCVGTFCARGSDLAGKPLTVDTPLRIASNTKPFTAAAILRLAEMGKLFVDDSISHYISPKYNQLLSSKYDTDAITIRHLLNHSSGLLDHANEEYLKDVLKRPDYQWTRSEQIELYVQQDHSFFRPSEAFIYSDTGYILLGNIIERMTGQALGEAVRELLKFNEIGLLSAYWETFEFPTTTEPRAKQYLGKLDCTDMDPSMDVYGGGGLVMSSKQMAQFFEALFSGKIFTKSETLDTMLSAGSHEGAQGYRQGIMVSEINGMTLYSHLGFWGSVAYYSPATQTSAAGFVDNRDSRNVLINAIEALLTSK; encoded by the coding sequence ATGCTAATCTCTCAATTGGAAAATCTATCTTGTGGTGTCGTCGTTTATTACCATAACCAGCCACAAAACTGCGTTGGAACATTCTGCGCGCGAGGTAGCGATCTTGCGGGGAAACCATTAACTGTCGATACGCCTTTACGCATTGCGAGTAACACCAAACCCTTTACTGCTGCGGCGATTTTACGCTTGGCTGAAATGGGTAAGCTGTTTGTAGATGACAGTATTTCTCATTATATTTCACCAAAATACAATCAATTACTCTCATCAAAATACGACACTGATGCAATTACGATCCGCCACCTACTCAACCACAGTAGCGGGCTATTGGATCATGCCAACGAGGAATACCTCAAAGACGTCTTAAAACGCCCTGATTATCAATGGACACGTTCAGAGCAAATTGAGCTATATGTTCAGCAAGATCACTCCTTTTTCCGTCCTTCCGAAGCTTTTATCTATTCTGATACGGGCTATATTTTGCTTGGGAATATTATTGAGCGAATGACGGGGCAAGCATTGGGAGAAGCCGTCCGAGAACTCTTGAAGTTTAATGAAATTGGCTTGCTGAGCGCCTACTGGGAAACATTTGAATTCCCTACCACAACGGAACCTCGTGCAAAACAGTACCTCGGAAAACTCGATTGCACCGACATGGATCCTTCAATGGATGTGTATGGCGGTGGTGGCTTAGTGATGTCCTCGAAACAAATGGCGCAGTTCTTTGAAGCGCTATTTAGCGGTAAGATTTTTACCAAATCAGAAACCTTAGACACCATGTTAAGTGCAGGTTCCCATGAAGGGGCTCAAGGCTATCGACAAGGGATCATGGTCAGTGAGATCAACGGCATGACACTCTATTCCCATTTGGGCTTTTGGGGTTCCGTTGCGTACTATTCACCAGCAACTCAAACCAGCGCTGCGGGTTTTGTGGATAACCGAGATTCACGGAACGTACTGATTAACGCGATTGAAGCATTGTTGACGTCTAAATAA